The sequence below is a genomic window from Poecile atricapillus isolate bPoeAtr1 chromosome 15, bPoeAtr1.hap1, whole genome shotgun sequence.
TTCTAGACCTGTGCGCTGGACTAGAGCAGCTGCCCTACACCCCTGCCTTGGCTGTTTGTGGGAATTAAATCCTGCCTGTGTGCAGCTCTCCCTATAGGATGGCCTCaggacagagcacagctgggctcCCACTGCATCCTCTCCAGCCTGGGGCAGAGGATGGTCTCAGACCAGCTGCAAGAGCTGAGGTTCCTGGGGAGCACCCAGAGCTGTGATTCCAGGCAGCATTTGGAAGGGTTCTGTTCTCACCTCCTGCACCTTGTGGGGAGAACAACTTGTGCTGTCAGGCCAGCACTGCCCCTCTGGGCAGGAACAAGGCTGAAGGGCTTTCCTGTTCTGGAGGAGCAAGCATTGAGCCTTGCCagggcctggcagagctggagcaagCTCTCACCCCTGTCTAGGACTCTTtgcccagccccactgctgccctTCCTTATCCAgggacagaagggtctgtctgtgcaaggggctcttggatgtcttcATATCCATGGACGGGGAACAAACATGGAGAGGGAAAGTGTCACACATGGTGCTTCCTTTCTTTCTATACAAAAACCGTCTCTGCACACCCCATGTAGAGATCTGTGAAAAATCTATGATGGACAGAGATTGTCCCCATATCTCTAACCCTGGCAGCAGTTTTCTGATGAGAATCCAAAccagtggatttttttcccacctcTGTGTAgagaatattttgtattttagtaaaagcctgtctgcacaaaccagcctttggtataagcaacaatattaaaggctaatgtccttgaaactctcctgaaacagagagaatgaagcaaaacaatatccttgtgtataagagaaaaaatgtaaacctatgtgtattagccaatagtaacttgcttagcctgCGGACTCTgtcaaaccctataaaaggtgtgctaaagatagaaataaacagcgttcactatacttctgtgaagaatCGTGAATAGTCTGGCCTGCTCTCAATAGCTCTGTGTACAGAGTGGCTGTCCCAGAGCTGAAGGGAGCAGCATTTATAAACAGTTTCAAGATTTCTAGGCAGGAAGAGGAGCTGGTGGCCATTCCTGGAACTCGTGGTGTTCATCAAGAGGGAGTGCTGGTTCTTTAGGAATAAGGAACAATGGAGACAGAATAgtttggaaaaatcccagctctctgtggattTGTACAGAGGGGAGCAGCAGAAAGACCTTGTGTCTGCTCTTGTGGACACAGGGTCCAATGAGCTTCAGCGGCAGAGGGTGACAGGGGTGGTGGCAGGTGAAGTTTTGTTTCATGACATCCTAGAGTGGCACAGGACAAAGCTTCATGTACCTGCAGTCACACTGATCAAGTCTTTGTGATGCTGTACATCCTCTAGGAAAATCTGCTGTCCTGCAGTCTATTGAGATTTATAACTTCTCTTAGAAATACTTCAGGCCTAACTTTCAAACTGCAATATTTTTACACTCAAGGCACCGTCATGTTGGAGGTGACTGGGAGTGGCTAAGGGCAACTAGAATCATGCTGCAATCTGCTAAGAGCAACTGGAAGTGAGTGGGAACACACTGGGGGTAACTGGGATTTATTGGGAGAGACTGAGACTTCTTGAGAGctccgccagctattcaccactcttcacagaagtaattttgaatgccgtttatttctattattaacacaccttttatagggttttacagggtccgcgggcagagcaagctactattggctagtacacacaagtttacattcttttccttgtacacaagaatattgttttgctttactctctcttctgcaggcaagtttcaaagattttagcccttaatattacgacttattccagaggctggtttgtgcagacaggcttttactaataTATCGTGCCCACCATCTGCTAAGAAACTCTCTATAATTCCCCCACCCTCTTTTTGCataaaccaggctttggatgtgacTTGTACTACACTTTTACAAacacaagataacatacaactcACAAGCATTATCACCATTAACCCTATAAATAGCATCCGTCCCTCCTccagcacaagagacctcaaccatccagtgatgccccagctggtgaaccaacttccaatggggtcactatcttctttcagggcatgtaacccatcctgtagctgatgtagttgcttatggatggagACTGAATGATCAGTGagattcaagcagcacatgccttcaaactcctcacaaccatgtccttgcgctaagagcaaaaaatcaattgcagctcaattttgtaatactgcatgacgtacactGCTTACATcggctgaaagttcacttaacattgtggatgttaagtttagTTCTTTTCTAGTCCAGCAAacgagcctttttagagtggCTAGACTTTTAgcggcagctgctcctggaacgAAAAAGGAGGTTGCCCATATTATACTGCaattccaaaagtctgggtttctaaCATCATTACACTGTAACTCATTTAGGCTTCGCTTTGACCGTctattggttttcattttgttagccACATTtagcaattgatgtaagcttggatggaacaaagtaagttttcCAAGATAACATGGCCctccatgtggactagcaggaattccattccatgccctATCCCCACAGATTAGGaagatggaactaggtaatcgctttggtagtcgtcctgtgagattgcactgtAAGTAAAAGGCTTTACTCTCAGTGGCAGTAACGAGATCAACTATGGGGTTGACTGTAGCCCAGCACTGTGTTACTTTGTCAGGATGACTTTTCGTCGGGGGCTCAAGCatcatccatccacctgaggtattggtggaacctagCAGATCTAGCTCTTCTGGGGGTTCcatggtaacattaagaaccTCAATGATTTTcacttgccagcaggcttcaagctGTCTAGATGTGAAACCAGTGGTGTGATTGCACCCTTGCAGTATTACCgatcgattcagtcgagtctcgttgctaactaaacctttaaatgctggaggatcccattcagggactcctatgagacaggtgcgaaaaggatctccaggtgtggctaggctcaaacacattgatttttgacCGGTCAGGTGTGCTAaggtgacccatatgttctgtcgtTTTTGGATGTTAGTCAGCAGACAGCTGGTTGGGGTTACACACAGCACAATCACCATAAGCATTTTGTCCCATGCAAATGACATCATGTTTGCAAGCTCACGGCTAAAACTCTACttgttaaatgaactttcaaagatggTTACACTAGCTCTCGAAGGGGGAAATACTTACACCTTATACTAATATAATAATCACTACACAAACTAAACGTCTTAACTATTATCTATCTACTTTTAACACatgtgctctggtatatatgtagtctaagcgtgaaagcagTTTGCTAAAAGGGTAAGCACACAGCTAAAATTTGTTTCGTACACAATTAGATAGAGTGTCTGCACTCTTCTCAGATCTTCACAGGAATttctcacaaacagactatgacTTGACACGATTCAGTCCTGAAACATCTGTTGTTCTCGTggtgtcagctggcagctgatcagaGACTGGCTGAGGGCATCAATGTTCTGATTGTTTTTCAGATCTTTTGTGGCTGGTTTTGTCCATCGGCTAGGCACCCACAGCAgtccagcatctgtggaaacacaactgtaacCACGCCCATTAAATAGCAATGAACTCGGTCCCTCCCAGATACCTGTTTTTGGGTTCTTGTAGTATAACTTAACCTCTGGGGTAGCTTGCATCTTTACTTGACTCTTGTGAATGACCACTGGGGGTTGTTCTAAATCTCCAGCTAAACTGAGGAAATTTAGAGTGAATAACACTTGCTACAATTGAATGGTAGGGTCTAATTGTTCAGATGTTTTTTGCTTACTTAAATACTCTTTTAGGGTCCTGTGGGCTCTCTCTACAATGGCCTGTCCAGTTGACACATGAGGAATTCCCGTTACATGTTTGACtccccatttttgtaagaacCGAGAAACTCGTGTTCCTACATATGCAggcccattgtctgtttttatttcttttggaactCCCATTACGGCAAAGCACGCTACCAAATGTCGAATTACATGTatgcttttttctcctgcttgtgcagtggcccaaatcatttttgaaaaggtatctaTTGTAACATGTACGTATTTGAGGCAACCAAATTCAGGCACATGTGTTACGTCCATTTGCCAAATTTCACAGGCTTGAAGACCTCTAGGGTTAACACCTAAGCCTAGAGTGGTTCCATATTGACTGCATTGTGGACAGGATTTTATGATGACTTGTGCATCTGTTAAGCTGATATTAAATTGTCTCTGTAAGGCTTTTGCGGCTTGATGAAAGAGAGCAtgactctctcttgcagctgcgaAAGAGTCTCTTGGTGCCGCTACAATAGGACTGACAAGCGTATCAGCTTTTGCATTGCCTTCTCCAAGACCTAATTCTGTTTGATGACTGCGGATGTGAATGATGCAACAGGGCTCATTTCTGTCCTCTATAGCccttttgatttgaaaaaatagttgacaCAATCGCTTATTATCTGGTGGCTTGATAAGAGCATCTTCAATACGTTGTACCACTCCTACCACGTACAATGAATCTGATACAATGTTCAGCTTACTGTCTCGCCAATGAGACAATGCCCATGCGACGGCTGTAAGTTCtaatgtctgcagtgagtcaTGTGCATCTCCATCTGTAGTTTTACTTCTCCAACTCGAGCCTTCGTGCCAGGTACAGGCTGCTTTTCTCTGCCGACTTCCTGCATCCGTATATACTGTAAGGCCTTTTACCAGCTGCTTCGTGACTTTGGGCTGTTGCAGCCACCGCTGCTTTAAGATGATCTGCAGGCGTGGATCTCGAGGTTGCCTGTTGTGTACAGTTCCTGGATAGCTGAGCAGCGCTAATTGAAttggttctgagtgtctcagcatccactcaAAATTTTCTACCGTTATTGGCAGACTGATATGTTCCGGCTCAGcaccactaatttccacaatcCGTGTTCTCGCTTTTTTGATGagataagcaattgcttctgtcctctgccaaATACTCATTGGTGACGTATATGGTGTAAAAATCCACTCAAGAATCGCTAAAGGCTCTGCATATTTCTTTGCTGATTGCACTAACTGTATCTTCTTGGCAGGCTGCTTGGCACCTCGACGGCTCTTAGATGGGCCTTCTCCCCCTTTCACTTTTTGCCAAGCAGGCTACTGAAATATGATAGCACATGGTGCAACGGAGTGGTTACAAATTAGAAGTCCTAAAGGCACAT
It includes:
- the LOC131585147 gene encoding uncharacterized protein LOC131585147 isoform X1; the protein is MMSFAWDKMLMVIVLCVTPTSCLLTNIQKRQNIWVTLAHLTGQKSMCLSLATPGDPFRTCLIGVPEWDPPAFKGLVSNETRLNRSVILQGCNHTTGFTSRQLEACWQVKIIEVLNVTMEPPEELDLLGSTNTSGGWMMLEPPTKSHPDKVTQCWATVNPIVDLVTATESKAFYLQCNLTGRLPKRLPSSIFLICGDRAWNGIPASPHGGPCYLGKLTLFHPSLHQLLNVANKMKTNRRSKRSLNELQCNDVRNPDFWNCSIIWATSFFVPGAAAAKSLATLKRLVCWTRKELNLTSTMLSELSADVSSVRHAVLQN